From Halorubrum salinarum, the proteins below share one genomic window:
- a CDS encoding undecaprenyl diphosphate synthase family protein, which yields MGLYDAYLATRHRLHDAEPPAHVALVLTERDLLADGAFDTLSSAIGWAFEYGAERVTVSVSVLDRAVAPTLVRELRRLDAPERTVVRGPQADEVDGGSSDAATDRGADAVPESIDAPVRILVGLGGKAEFAGAVRELAGDVADGEVSPEAIDETDIAERLLFPEEPDLVIKTGAERLSDFAIWQSVYAELYFTDVNWRDFRRREYLRAVLDFQDRQRRFGR from the coding sequence GTGGGTCTCTACGACGCGTACCTCGCGACGCGCCACCGCCTCCACGACGCCGAGCCGCCGGCGCACGTCGCCCTCGTGCTCACCGAGCGGGACCTCCTCGCCGACGGCGCCTTCGACACGCTGTCGTCGGCGATCGGCTGGGCGTTCGAGTACGGCGCGGAGCGCGTCACCGTCTCGGTCTCCGTCCTCGACCGCGCGGTCGCCCCGACGCTCGTCCGGGAGCTACGTCGGCTCGACGCGCCGGAGCGGACCGTGGTCCGCGGTCCACAGGCCGACGAGGTGGACGGCGGGAGTTCGGATGCCGCGACGGACCGGGGCGCGGACGCGGTACCGGAATCCATCGACGCGCCGGTGAGGATCCTGGTCGGGCTCGGGGGCAAGGCGGAGTTCGCCGGCGCGGTCCGCGAACTGGCCGGCGACGTCGCCGACGGCGAGGTGAGCCCCGAGGCGATCGACGAGACGGACATCGCCGAGCGGCTGCTGTTCCCCGAGGAGCCGGACCTCGTGATCAAGACCGGCGCCGAGCGGCTCTCCGACTTCGCCATCTGGCAGTCGGTGTACGCGGAGCTCTACTTCACCGACGTGAACTGGCGCGACTTCCGCCGGCGCGAGTACCTGCGCGCGGTGCTGGACTTCCAGGACCGCCAGCGCCGCTTCGGCAGGTGA
- a CDS encoding inorganic phosphate transporter codes for MVEPLLLVGVAVAAFVGYNIGGATTGPAFGPAVGADVISKAGAAALMSVFFFVGAGTLGQRVVTTLGEDLVTGANVFTLETSIIVLFFIGGALFVGNFAGVPASTSMTAVGAIAGLGIATNTLDWAVMGEIAIWWLVAPIIGFWVSGVVGRYFYSAIDRWVAIESTEGALFELDRSGLIPRPVLGPNTTRRELTGGVVVISIGCLMAFSSGTSNIANAIAPLVALDGVEMTPMILLGSAAVAVGAFTIARRTLDTLGNDITDLPLTAAIVVAVVSSGIVISLSAVGIPASFVIIATMSIVGLGWGRATRTVTVRQGISGEKEPTVSVGALAADEMPEIGEGDASDVPSASDLFNPGTSARVVLMQNVVPILSTVGALVTFAVLFRFVW; via the coding sequence ATGGTTGAGCCGCTTCTTCTCGTCGGCGTCGCGGTCGCGGCGTTCGTCGGATACAACATCGGTGGGGCGACGACGGGACCGGCGTTCGGGCCGGCGGTCGGCGCGGACGTGATATCGAAGGCGGGCGCGGCGGCGCTGATGTCGGTGTTCTTCTTCGTCGGCGCGGGGACGCTGGGGCAGCGCGTGGTGACCACCCTCGGCGAGGACCTCGTCACCGGCGCGAACGTGTTCACGCTGGAGACGAGCATCATCGTCCTCTTCTTCATCGGCGGCGCGCTGTTCGTCGGCAACTTCGCCGGGGTGCCGGCGTCGACGTCGATGACGGCGGTCGGCGCCATCGCCGGGCTCGGGATCGCGACGAACACCCTCGACTGGGCCGTGATGGGCGAGATCGCGATCTGGTGGCTCGTCGCGCCGATCATCGGGTTCTGGGTGTCGGGCGTCGTCGGCCGCTACTTCTACTCGGCGATCGACCGCTGGGTGGCCATCGAGAGCACCGAGGGCGCGCTGTTCGAACTCGACCGGTCGGGGCTGATCCCGCGGCCGGTCCTCGGCCCGAACACGACGCGGCGCGAGCTGACGGGCGGAGTCGTCGTCATCTCCATCGGCTGTCTGATGGCGTTCTCCTCGGGCACCTCGAACATCGCGAACGCCATCGCGCCGCTCGTCGCGCTCGACGGCGTGGAGATGACGCCGATGATCCTCCTCGGGAGCGCGGCGGTCGCGGTCGGCGCGTTCACCATCGCCCGGCGGACGCTCGACACGCTCGGCAACGACATCACCGACCTCCCGCTGACGGCCGCCATCGTCGTCGCGGTCGTCTCCTCGGGGATCGTGATCAGCCTCTCGGCGGTCGGCATCCCCGCCTCGTTCGTCATCATCGCGACGATGTCGATCGTCGGGCTCGGCTGGGGACGGGCGACCCGCACGGTGACCGTGCGACAGGGGATAAGCGGCGAGAAGGAGCCGACCGTCTCCGTCGGCGCGCTGGCGGCCGACGAGATGCCGGAGATCGGCGAGGGCGACGCGAGCGACGTGCCCTCCGCGTCCGACCTGTTCAATCCCGGGACGAGCGCGCGCGTCGTGCTGATGCAGAACGTCGTGCCGATCCTCTCGACGGTCGGCGCGCTGGTGACGTTCGCCGTGCTCTTCAGGTTCGTCTGGTAG
- a CDS encoding enoyl-CoA hydratase/isomerase family protein: MIRTRTDGDVRVVTLDRPEARNALRPADLTALREAFEAPADGDAPPVTYLRGAGDAFCAGADLDAVAALDDPEAFARRGQRAVAAVEESPSVVVCGIDGPARGGGVELALAADVRVATPRATLGEPGVSLGLFGAWGGTVRLPRVMGEGEALDFALSGQVLDAEAALRTGLVSRVVDDPRSVADDIAAGEADALAAIKRRIRDRREGEAQERAEAAAFAELHDTHAGDIARLRDR; this comes from the coding sequence GTGATCCGAACCCGAACCGACGGCGACGTGCGCGTCGTCACGCTCGACCGCCCCGAGGCGCGCAACGCGCTCCGGCCGGCGGACCTGACCGCCCTGCGCGAGGCGTTCGAAGCGCCCGCGGACGGAGACGCCCCGCCGGTGACGTACCTCCGCGGCGCCGGCGACGCCTTCTGCGCGGGCGCCGACCTCGACGCGGTCGCCGCGCTCGACGACCCGGAGGCGTTCGCGCGGCGGGGGCAGCGCGCGGTCGCCGCCGTCGAGGAGTCGCCGTCAGTCGTCGTCTGCGGGATCGACGGCCCGGCCCGCGGCGGCGGCGTCGAGTTGGCGCTGGCGGCGGACGTCCGGGTCGCCACCCCGCGGGCGACGCTCGGCGAGCCGGGCGTCTCGCTCGGGCTGTTCGGCGCGTGGGGCGGCACGGTCAGGCTCCCGCGCGTCATGGGCGAGGGCGAGGCGCTCGACTTCGCGCTCTCGGGGCAGGTCCTCGACGCCGAGGCGGCGCTGCGGACCGGGCTCGTCTCGCGCGTCGTCGACGACCCGCGCTCGGTGGCCGACGATATCGCGGCGGGCGAGGCCGACGCGCTCGCGGCGATCAAACGCCGGATCCGCGACCGCCGCGAGGGCGAGGCGCAGGAACGGGCGGAGGCCGCGGCGTTCGCCGAGCTTCACGACACGCACGCGGGGGACATCGCCCGACTGCGCGACCGGTGA
- a CDS encoding DUF7114 family protein: protein MDDAARARDAAREALADVEPEQLREALDARIGDAAVTPGVLALVTARALEPAVDLGDVADRAAGVQLIYKGLRLTRTVAHDEPWVTAPTAAADIDADMDILAADVLVSRGFSLLACTDAARPAVDVVRAFGRDQTLRDREDTDAETAAELDRNLEVDAMELAVVAGTTAVGGDPPAELLEYARDLAADCDGEFPPAGRALPEATADRIADISERAVSATDR, encoded by the coding sequence ATGGACGATGCCGCGCGAGCGCGTGACGCCGCGCGCGAGGCGCTCGCGGACGTCGAACCCGAACAGCTCCGCGAGGCCCTCGACGCCCGGATCGGCGACGCGGCGGTGACCCCCGGCGTGCTGGCGCTGGTCACCGCCCGCGCGCTGGAACCGGCCGTCGACCTCGGGGACGTGGCCGACCGCGCCGCGGGCGTGCAGCTCATCTACAAGGGGCTGCGCCTCACCCGGACGGTCGCTCACGACGAGCCGTGGGTGACGGCGCCGACCGCCGCCGCCGACATCGACGCGGACATGGACATCCTCGCGGCCGACGTGCTCGTCTCCCGCGGCTTCTCGCTTCTGGCCTGTACCGACGCCGCCCGGCCCGCCGTCGACGTGGTGCGCGCGTTCGGCCGCGACCAGACGCTCCGCGACCGCGAGGACACGGACGCCGAGACGGCGGCCGAACTCGACCGCAATCTGGAGGTGGACGCGATGGAGCTCGCCGTCGTCGCGGGCACCACCGCCGTCGGCGGCGACCCGCCCGCGGAACTGCTCGAATACGCCCGCGACCTCGCGGCCGACTGCGACGGCGAGTTTCCGCCCGCGGGCCGCGCGCTGCCCGAGGCGACCGCAGACCGCATCGCCGACATCTCGGAGCGGGCCGTCAGCGCGACCGACCGGTGA